From Cotesia glomerata isolate CgM1 linkage group LG2, MPM_Cglom_v2.3, whole genome shotgun sequence, a single genomic window includes:
- the LOC123258447 gene encoding uncharacterized protein LOC123258447, which produces MDREINDVGNGEQLSGNKNLDLPEQISNGNSTIIPETYEGESLVTDYKPVEEDNENNNCKLHDGNKITEAKQNLDQSKEINKKKLNSISKATKRDLSELTAEDIGDVEGDDHNLHDGNDITKIIKMGKGKFLLAKENKNPILAAKKVTFDVTPGTSKNGKPSFKSTIRRRTGTTSTRI; this is translated from the exons ATGGATAGAGAGATCAATGATGTAGGTAATGGTGAACAATTATcaggaaataaaaatttggacCTGCCAGAGCAAATCAGCAATGGAAATAGCACAATTATTCCTGAGACATATgag GGGGAATCTTTAGTGACAGATTACAAACCCGTAGAAGAAGACAAcgaaaacaataattgtaagTTGCATGATGGCAATAAAATCACCGAGGCAAAACAGAATTTGGATCAATCGAAAGAAATCAACAAGAAAAAACTTAATTCCATATCGAAAGCTACAaag agggATTTGTCTGAATTAACTGCAGAAGATATAGGAGATGTCGAAGGCGATGATCACAACCTTCATGATGGCAatgatattacaaaaattatcaaaatgggcaaaggaaaatttttgcttgcaaaagaaaataagaatCCAATACTAGCAGCCAAGAAGGTAACATTTGATGTCACACCTGGAACTAGCAAG AATGGGAAACCAAGCTTTAAATCAACGATTAGAAGGAGAACAGGCACTACCTCAACAAGAATTTGA